In the Anastrepha obliqua isolate idAnaObli1 chromosome 1, idAnaObli1_1.0, whole genome shotgun sequence genome, one interval contains:
- the LOC129237681 gene encoding short stature homeobox protein 2-like, producing MDLLRRRFDPATLNIFSTRPNAKKKRKSRTAFTNHQIFELEKRFLYQKYLSPADRDEIAAALSLSNAQVITWFQNRRAKLKRDMEELKKDVESVKQLPDQSADINSHQYQSACRQRLQQHQQHLMATLNNHHNLAHHLLPISPLSCLQSQSATQHPHQQQQLGQYQHKHMSNLSQMQSMSPLKLQPATEASAARAMATTAKKRDRTAAQPPMVAHFSQGCNNSTVAEDKKELKMLKMMTLMYYTSRAQADAASAEGIAVCAETVGKGNSNGNGSNNCGIHVDRTPCKFNGN from the exons atggatttactgcgtcgtcgtttcg atcCTGCCacacttaacattttttctacgcgaccaaatgcaaagaaaaaacgTAAATCACGCACAGCATTTACCAATCATCAAATCTTTGAGCTCGAGAAACGTTTCCTCTACCAAAAGTATTTATCACCGGCCGATCGTGATGAAATTGCAGCAGCCCTAAGTCTATCCAATGCTCAG GTGATCACTTGGTTCCAGAACCGACGAGCCAAATTGAAGCGTGACATGGAGGAGCTGAAGAAGGACGTTGAGAGCGTGAAACAATT ACCCGACCAGTCAGCAGATATCAACAGCCACCAATACCAGTCGGCGTGCCGTCAGCGCCTacagcaacatcaacaacacCTAATGGCCACGCTCAACAACCACCACAATTTGGCGCACCACTTGCTCCCAATATCGCCTTTATCTTGCCTGCAATCACAGTCAGCCACACAACACCcgcatcagcaacaacaattagGTCAATACCAGCACAAACACATGAGCAACTTGAGCCAAATGCAATCAATGTCTCCACTGAAATTGCAACCAGCAACAGAAGCGTCAGCAGCGCGCGCCATGGCAACAACAGCGAAGAAGCGAGATCGAACAGCCGCACAGCCACCGATGGTGGCGCATTTCAGTCAAGGCTGCAACAACTCAACAGTAGCCGAGGATAAGAAAGAGCTGAAAATGCTAAAAATGATGACACTGATGTACTACACCAGTCGCGCACAGGCCGATGCTGCATCTGCGGAGGGCATCGCAGTATGTGCCGAAACAGTTGGTAAGGGCAACAGCAACGGCAACGGCAGCAACAACTGTGGCATACATGTCGACCGCACGCCGTGCAAATTCAATGGCAATTAG